TAATAAGTGAAACATTCTTACAGTCAAGGGTAAGTTGTTTTTTAATTATTAGGAGATTTCTATCATTTTTCAAACTCGTCAATTTGAGCATTTGACCTGGCCTGAGGCCTCTAAAGCCGCTTCAGAGAAAGGATCTACATTGGTTTGGCCTTTTGGTGCATGTGAACAGCATGGACCGCATTTACCTTTAATTACTGATACTTTTTTTGCTAAAAATATTTTAATTAAGACTCTTGAAAGGTTGCCAGAAAATATGCCGATATGGATGATGCCATCTCAATCAATTGGTTTTTCTCCTGAACATCAGGCTTTTCCAGGAACTTTGTCCTTATCAGCTGATGTTTTGCTCTCAATGGTCACTGATGTTGGCCAGCAAATAGCCTCTATGGGATTTAATAGATTAGTTTTTTTTAACGCTCATGGTGGGCAAATTGGTCTGCTTCAAGCGGTTTCAAGGCAACTGAGAATACAATGTCCCTCACTAGCTGTTTTACCTTGTTTTCTATGGAGTGGTGTCCAAGGATTAGATCAACTTTTACCTGAAAAGGAGGTAGAGGAAGGACTTCATGCGGCATTAGCGGAAACAAGTCTTATGTTGCATATGGCTCAAGATTTGGTTCGAAACGATTCTTATTTAGATAAAGATATCTCTAGTGAAGGCATTATTCCTACTCCAAAAGGATGGAGCCTTGAAGGAGCCTCTCCATGTGCATGGCTTACAA
The sequence above is drawn from the Prochlorococcus marinus str. MIT 1013 genome and encodes:
- a CDS encoding creatininase family protein, translated to MTWPEASKAASEKGSTLVWPFGACEQHGPHLPLITDTFFAKNILIKTLERLPENMPIWMMPSQSIGFSPEHQAFPGTLSLSADVLLSMVTDVGQQIASMGFNRLVFFNAHGGQIGLLQAVSRQLRIQCPSLAVLPCFLWSGVQGLDQLLPEKEVEEGLHAALAETSLMLHMAQDLVRNDSYLDKDISSEGIIPTPKGWSLEGASPCAWLTKDLSSSGIIGDASASNPKLGAALENALIDHWKSMFASLLDSDWPPTMSVKSVSSS